A window of the Microbacterium sp. AZCO genome harbors these coding sequences:
- the leuC gene encoding 3-isopropylmalate dehydratase large subunit: MSTPVSDGFGIPDRPRTLAEKVWDDHLVVKGENGEPDLIYIDLHLVHEVTSPQAFDGLRAEGRPVRRLDLTIATEDHNTPTLEIDKPIADLTSRTQIETLRRNAAEFGVRLHSLGDKEQGIVHVVGPQLGLTMPGITVVCGDSHTSTHGAFGAMAFGIGTSEVEHVLATQTLPLKPFKTMAITVEGELKPGVTAKDIILAVTAKIGTNGGQGYVLEYRGSAIRSLSMEGRMTICNMSIEAGARAGMVAPDETTFAYLEGRPHAPQGQDWDDAVAYWRTLPSDEGAVYDAEVFLDANELEPFVTWGTNPGQGVSLSDVVPSPESFADPNERAAAERALEYMDLEAGTPLKEIPVDAVFMGSCTNSRIEDLRAFASIIEGRTKAPGVRVMVVPGSARVRLEAEAEGLDKVFEEFGAEWRFAGCSMCLGMNPDQLAPGERCASTSNRNFEGRQGKGGRTHLVSPLVAAATAVRGTLSSPSDLPVLRQAQQEREGVA, translated from the coding sequence ATGAGCACCCCTGTTTCCGACGGCTTCGGCATTCCCGATCGTCCGCGCACCCTGGCCGAGAAGGTCTGGGACGACCACCTGGTCGTGAAGGGCGAGAACGGCGAGCCCGACCTCATCTACATCGACCTGCACCTCGTCCACGAGGTCACGAGCCCGCAGGCCTTCGACGGCCTCCGCGCCGAGGGTCGCCCCGTCCGCCGACTCGATCTCACGATCGCGACGGAGGACCACAACACCCCGACCCTCGAGATCGACAAGCCGATCGCCGACCTCACGAGCCGCACGCAGATCGAGACGCTGCGCCGGAACGCCGCGGAGTTCGGTGTGCGTCTGCACTCGCTCGGCGACAAGGAGCAGGGCATCGTGCACGTCGTGGGCCCCCAGCTCGGTCTCACGATGCCCGGCATCACGGTCGTCTGCGGCGACTCGCACACCTCGACCCACGGCGCCTTCGGCGCCATGGCGTTCGGCATCGGCACGAGCGAGGTCGAGCATGTCCTCGCGACCCAAACCCTGCCGCTCAAGCCGTTCAAGACGATGGCGATCACGGTCGAGGGCGAGCTGAAGCCCGGCGTGACGGCGAAGGACATCATCCTCGCGGTCACCGCGAAGATCGGCACGAACGGCGGCCAGGGCTACGTCCTGGAATACCGCGGGTCCGCGATCCGCTCCCTCTCCATGGAGGGACGCATGACGATCTGCAACATGTCGATCGAGGCGGGCGCGCGCGCCGGCATGGTCGCGCCCGACGAGACGACGTTCGCGTACCTCGAGGGTCGTCCGCACGCTCCCCAGGGTCAGGACTGGGACGACGCCGTCGCCTACTGGCGGACCCTGCCCAGCGACGAGGGTGCCGTCTACGACGCCGAGGTCTTCCTCGACGCGAACGAGCTCGAGCCCTTCGTGACGTGGGGGACGAACCCCGGCCAGGGGGTGTCGCTCTCCGACGTCGTGCCCTCTCCCGAGTCGTTCGCCGACCCCAACGAGCGGGCCGCCGCCGAGCGTGCCCTCGAGTACATGGACCTCGAGGCCGGCACCCCGCTCAAGGAGATCCCGGTCGACGCGGTCTTCATGGGGTCGTGCACCAACAGCCGCATCGAAGACCTCCGCGCCTTCGCCTCGATCATCGAGGGCCGCACCAAGGCCCCGGGCGTGCGCGTCATGGTCGTCCCCGGCTCGGCGCGGGTGCGCCTGGAGGCCGAGGCGGAGGGCCTGGACAAGGTCTTCGAGGAGTTCGGCGCCGAGTGGCGGTTCGCCGGGTGCTCGATGTGCCTGGGCATGAACCCGGATCAGCTCGCACCGGGGGAGCGCTGCGCGTCGACCTCGAACCGCAACTTCGAGGGCCGCCAGGGCAAGGGCGGGCGCACGCATCTCGTGTCGCCGCTCGTCGCGGCCGCCACGGCGGTGCGCGGCACGCTCTCGAGCCCGAGCGACCTTCCGGTGCTTCGACAAGCTCAGCAGGAGCGGGAAGGGGTGGCCTGA
- a CDS encoding HPr family phosphocarrier protein, which produces MAQRQATIASSSGLHARPAKLFVQAVQQKPVPVTIAVEGGPDLNAGSILSLMGLGASKGTVVTLKAEGDGADQALDELVQLLETDLDAE; this is translated from the coding sequence ATGGCACAACGTCAAGCCACCATCGCGAGCAGCTCGGGCCTCCACGCCCGCCCCGCCAAGCTCTTCGTGCAGGCCGTGCAGCAGAAGCCCGTGCCCGTCACGATCGCCGTCGAGGGAGGGCCCGATCTGAACGCGGGCAGCATCCTCTCGCTCATGGGCCTCGGCGCCTCGAAGGGCACCGTCGTGACGCTGAAGGCCGAGGGCGACGGCGCCGACCAGGCGCTCGACGAGCTCGTCCAGCTGCTCGAGACGGATCTCGACGCGGAGTAG
- a CDS encoding DUF4349 domain-containing protein → MNTAHDEASAQGDRLPELPDERIAEIEESLFAAIGRERTSARIRRRRWWIGGAAAAAVVVVAAVISPAIVPLVTGTAGSSSSEVGTADGTSTDSGPAPAEPLAPDTSGGAADGSSRESAGLGAASVPGANDATAGRDIIMTASATVVVDDVTPAARDVAASAESHGGYVESMSVGQSGKATPVEPGIVSDPTYPYPQTDGAWITVRVPSDQLTAMMDQLSDLGEVTATSINRQDVTEQTVDLQARVDATQASVDRLTQLMAQAADLSDLIAAETALSERQATLESYQQQLQSLQSQVDMSSLTVTLTPASEPVKADPAGFTDGLAAGWNGLVATLNGIVVALGFLLPWLAVAAVVALIVWGVVRLVRARRARRSATTGKAERPAE, encoded by the coding sequence ATGAACACCGCGCACGACGAGGCGTCCGCTCAGGGCGACCGTCTTCCCGAGCTTCCCGATGAGCGCATCGCCGAGATCGAGGAGTCGCTCTTCGCGGCCATCGGACGGGAACGCACCTCCGCCCGCATCCGTCGGCGCCGCTGGTGGATCGGCGGAGCGGCAGCCGCGGCGGTCGTCGTCGTGGCAGCCGTCATCTCCCCCGCGATCGTGCCGCTCGTCACCGGCACGGCCGGGAGCTCCTCGAGCGAGGTCGGCACGGCGGACGGCACCTCGACCGACAGCGGCCCTGCCCCCGCTGAACCTCTCGCCCCGGACACGTCGGGAGGCGCGGCCGACGGGTCTTCGCGCGAGAGCGCGGGGCTGGGCGCGGCATCCGTCCCCGGTGCGAACGATGCGACGGCGGGACGCGACATCATCATGACCGCCTCGGCGACGGTCGTCGTCGACGACGTGACCCCGGCCGCCCGGGACGTCGCCGCCTCGGCGGAATCGCACGGCGGCTACGTCGAGTCCATGAGCGTCGGCCAGAGCGGGAAGGCGACGCCCGTCGAGCCCGGCATCGTCTCCGACCCGACCTACCCGTATCCGCAGACCGACGGGGCCTGGATCACGGTGCGCGTGCCGTCCGATCAGCTGACCGCCATGATGGACCAGCTGTCCGACCTCGGCGAGGTGACGGCCACGTCGATCAACCGGCAGGACGTCACCGAGCAGACCGTCGATCTGCAGGCGCGCGTCGACGCGACCCAGGCATCCGTCGACCGGCTGACGCAGCTCATGGCGCAGGCCGCCGACCTGTCCGACCTCATCGCCGCCGAGACGGCTCTCTCGGAGCGTCAGGCGACGCTCGAGTCGTACCAGCAGCAGCTCCAATCGCTGCAGAGTCAGGTCGACATGTCGTCGCTGACGGTCACCCTGACCCCTGCGTCGGAGCCCGTGAAGGCCGACCCGGCGGGGTTCACCGACGGTCTCGCCGCGGGCTGGAACGGTCTCGTCGCGACCCTGAACGGCATCGTGGTCGCGCTCGGATTCCTCCTCCCCTGGCTGGCCGTCGCCGCCGTCGTCGCCCTCATCGTCTGGGGCGTCGTGCGGCTGGTCAGGGCGCGGCGAGCCCGGCGTTCCGCGACGACGGGGAAGGCGGAGCGGCCGGCCGAGTGA
- a CDS encoding RNA polymerase sigma factor, whose amino-acid sequence MTDIETTDAALVRAAADGSEHAFRALYRAYVRPVYWIAHGLVGNAPDAEDVTQETFLAAWRKLGGLELAGDSLLPWLATIARLQAANRIRRQRRDRERTAGEADESLPATVDVEQQVIDDDLAERILREVAGLGPIDRDIFRLCAVEGYAYQAAADELGVAHGVVRNRLSRIRTRLRTTVKEST is encoded by the coding sequence ATGACTGACATCGAGACGACGGATGCCGCGCTCGTGCGCGCGGCGGCGGACGGCAGCGAGCATGCCTTCCGTGCGCTGTACCGCGCGTACGTGCGACCCGTGTACTGGATCGCGCACGGGCTCGTCGGCAACGCGCCCGACGCGGAGGACGTCACTCAGGAGACGTTCCTCGCGGCCTGGCGCAAGCTCGGCGGGCTCGAGCTCGCCGGCGATTCGCTGCTCCCGTGGCTCGCGACGATCGCCCGGCTGCAGGCGGCGAACCGCATCCGTCGGCAGCGCCGCGACCGGGAGCGGACGGCCGGCGAGGCCGACGAGTCGCTTCCGGCGACGGTGGATGTCGAGCAGCAGGTGATCGACGACGACCTCGCCGAGCGGATCCTGCGCGAGGTCGCGGGCCTCGGGCCCATCGATCGCGACATCTTCCGGCTCTGCGCCGTCGAGGGGTACGCCTATCAGGCCGCCGCCGACGAACTCGGCGTCGCCCACGGGGTCGTGCGCAATCGTCTCTCCCGCATCCGCACGCGACTGCGGACGACCGTCAAGGAGAGCACATGA
- a CDS encoding MBL fold metallo-hydrolase: MRVTKFEHAALTIENDGAKLVIDPGSFTMPLDDLNSVVAVVITHEHPDHWTADHLDRILQYAPGIPIYGPEGVAKAAGGYDITVVNPGDTVTLDSFTLTFFGGKHNVIHESIPVVDNVGVLVNDEFYYPGDSYAVPKGAKVTLLAAPVGAPWLKIGEAMDFVLAVKPRQAFGTHDMTLSVIGRDMGRARLKWAVEQDGGEFLALEPGEAADI; the protein is encoded by the coding sequence ATGCGAGTCACCAAATTCGAGCACGCGGCCCTCACGATCGAGAACGACGGCGCGAAGCTCGTGATCGATCCCGGCAGCTTCACGATGCCCCTCGACGACCTCAACAGCGTCGTCGCGGTCGTCATCACGCACGAGCATCCCGATCATTGGACGGCCGACCATCTCGACCGCATCCTGCAGTACGCGCCCGGCATCCCGATCTACGGACCCGAGGGGGTCGCGAAGGCGGCGGGCGGCTACGACATCACCGTCGTGAACCCCGGCGACACGGTAACGCTCGACTCCTTCACGCTGACGTTCTTCGGCGGCAAGCACAACGTCATCCACGAGTCGATCCCCGTCGTCGACAACGTCGGCGTGCTCGTCAACGACGAGTTCTACTACCCGGGCGACTCGTATGCCGTGCCGAAGGGCGCCAAGGTGACGCTGCTCGCCGCCCCCGTCGGCGCGCCGTGGCTGAAGATCGGCGAGGCGATGGATTTCGTCCTGGCCGTGAAGCCGCGGCAGGCGTTCGGCACGCACGACATGACGCTGTCGGTCATCGGCCGCGACATGGGCAGAGCTCGCCTCAAGTGGGCGGTCGAGCAGGACGGCGGCGAGTTCCTCGCCCTGGAGCCCGGCGAGGCAGCCGACATCTGA
- a CDS encoding TerC family protein, giving the protein MTYEIPVWFEVGALVVLTLILLADLLLIIKRPHIPSLKEATLWVVFYVSLALIFSVVLLWVTQSPQAMGEFVAGWLTEYSLSVDNLFVFVLIMAQFAVPRRYQQQVLMVGIIIALILRGVFILLGAALIESFSWIFYIFGAFLVFTAWRQAFPSKHEDDVQTEAGIVRFARRFIDISDHYDEGKLRTVVKGKRIWTPMILVFIAIGVTDLIFAIDSIPAIFGITQNPFIVFTANLFALMGLRQLYFLLGGLLDRLKYLHYGIAFILGFIGVKLFFHALHVNELPFINGGEPVEWAPEISTWTSLLVIVVSMAVATIASLVSSSREKKAETMDAAAAAVAEEKGTPPTVEQPPASDDPR; this is encoded by the coding sequence ATGACCTACGAGATCCCTGTCTGGTTCGAGGTCGGCGCGCTCGTCGTGCTGACACTCATCCTCCTCGCCGATCTGCTCCTCATCATCAAGCGACCGCACATCCCGTCGCTCAAGGAGGCGACGCTGTGGGTCGTCTTCTACGTCTCGCTCGCGCTGATCTTCTCCGTCGTGCTCCTCTGGGTGACCCAGAGCCCGCAGGCGATGGGTGAATTCGTCGCGGGCTGGCTCACGGAGTACAGCCTCTCCGTCGACAACCTCTTCGTCTTCGTGCTGATCATGGCCCAGTTCGCCGTGCCCAGGCGCTACCAGCAGCAGGTGCTCATGGTGGGCATCATCATCGCGCTCATCCTGCGCGGCGTCTTCATCCTGCTCGGCGCCGCGCTCATCGAGAGCTTCAGCTGGATCTTCTACATCTTCGGCGCGTTCCTGGTCTTCACGGCGTGGCGCCAGGCGTTCCCGAGCAAGCACGAGGACGACGTGCAGACCGAGGCCGGGATCGTGCGATTCGCGCGTCGCTTCATCGACATCAGCGACCACTACGACGAGGGGAAGCTCCGCACCGTCGTGAAGGGCAAGCGGATCTGGACGCCCATGATCCTCGTGTTCATCGCGATCGGCGTCACCGACCTCATCTTCGCGATCGACTCGATCCCGGCGATCTTCGGCATCACGCAAAACCCGTTCATCGTGTTCACGGCGAACCTGTTCGCTCTCATGGGACTGCGACAGCTCTACTTCCTCCTGGGCGGGCTGCTGGATCGCCTCAAGTACCTCCACTACGGCATCGCCTTCATCCTCGGCTTCATCGGCGTCAAGCTGTTCTTCCACGCCCTGCACGTCAACGAGCTGCCGTTCATCAACGGCGGCGAGCCCGTCGAGTGGGCCCCCGAGATCTCGACCTGGACGTCGCTTCTCGTCATCGTCGTCTCGATGGCCGTCGCGACGATCGCGAGCCTCGTCTCGTCGTCCCGGGAGAAGAAGGCGGAGACGATGGATGCCGCGGCCGCGGCCGTCGCGGAGGAGAAGGGCACCCCACCGACGGTGGAGCAGCCGCCGGCCTCCGACGACCCTCGCTGA
- a CDS encoding fructose-specific PTS transporter subunit EIIC, with protein sequence MSTITPELVSLDDGLGGDKAAVIKALAARVVAQGRATDADALFADAWAREQKDETGLPGGIAIPHAKSSAVTEPSLAFARLKPGVDFGAPDGPADLVFLIAAPEGAAEAHLAVLSKLARSLMQDDFTSGLRAAATPTDVVSIVRQAIGEEEAAPVAATAAPAAAPVTATAAAPAAASVAPGLEVEGRPARLVAVTSCATGIAHTFMAADALTAAGKKTGVDLTVEPQGSSGYQALPQHIIDSADAVIFATDVDVRELQRFAGKPVVRSGVKRGIEEPNELIAEAVAAAKNPAATRVSGAGGGAGTAAVATESLSWGARIQRILLTGVSYMIPFVAGGGLLIALGFLLGGYNVTADAATVITQNALWNLPPGGLGQYLGSVAFMIGATSMGFLVSALSGYIAFAIADRPGIAPGFVAGAVAVLMNAGFIGGIVGGLLAGVTAWWISSWPAPRWLRGLMPVVIIPLLASIVASGLLILFLGRPIATLMTWLNDWLTALSQSGVGAIALGVVLGLMMCFDLGGPINKVAYSFAVAGLAAGSASNPAPLLIMAAVMCSGMVPPLAMALASTVLARNLFTPVERENGKAAWLLGASFISEGAIPFAAADPLRVLPASMVGGAVTGALCMALNVQSYAPHGGIFVLFAIQPIWGFLVALVAGTVVTAFLVVAFKRFIAPKELEAAESGLTAAAVPA encoded by the coding sequence GTGTCCACCATCACACCAGAGCTCGTCAGCCTCGACGACGGCCTGGGCGGCGACAAGGCCGCCGTCATCAAGGCCCTCGCCGCCCGCGTCGTCGCGCAAGGGCGCGCGACCGACGCCGACGCGCTGTTCGCCGACGCCTGGGCGCGCGAGCAGAAGGACGAAACGGGGCTTCCCGGCGGCATCGCGATCCCGCACGCCAAGAGCTCCGCGGTCACCGAGCCCTCGCTCGCCTTCGCGCGGCTGAAGCCCGGCGTCGACTTCGGCGCGCCCGACGGCCCCGCCGACCTCGTGTTCCTCATCGCCGCCCCCGAGGGCGCGGCAGAGGCCCACCTCGCCGTGCTCTCCAAGCTCGCGCGGAGCCTCATGCAGGACGACTTCACGAGCGGCCTCCGCGCCGCGGCGACGCCCACCGACGTCGTCTCGATCGTGCGCCAGGCGATCGGCGAGGAGGAGGCCGCGCCGGTCGCGGCGACCGCCGCCCCCGCCGCCGCGCCCGTCACGGCGACCGCCGCCGCCCCCGCCGCGGCGAGCGTCGCCCCGGGCCTCGAGGTCGAGGGCCGCCCCGCCCGCCTCGTCGCCGTCACATCGTGTGCGACGGGCATCGCCCACACCTTCATGGCGGCCGACGCGCTCACCGCCGCCGGCAAGAAGACCGGCGTCGACCTGACCGTCGAGCCGCAGGGGTCGAGCGGCTATCAGGCGCTGCCGCAGCACATCATCGACAGCGCGGACGCCGTGATCTTCGCGACCGATGTCGACGTGCGCGAGCTGCAGCGCTTCGCCGGGAAGCCGGTCGTGCGCTCGGGCGTCAAGCGCGGCATCGAGGAGCCGAACGAGCTCATCGCCGAAGCCGTCGCCGCCGCCAAGAACCCGGCCGCGACGCGCGTCTCGGGAGCCGGCGGCGGCGCGGGCACGGCGGCGGTGGCGACCGAGTCGCTGTCGTGGGGCGCCCGCATCCAGCGCATCCTCCTCACCGGCGTCAGCTACATGATCCCGTTCGTCGCGGGCGGCGGTCTGCTCATCGCCCTCGGCTTCCTCCTCGGCGGGTACAACGTCACCGCCGACGCCGCGACCGTCATCACGCAGAACGCGCTGTGGAACCTGCCTCCCGGCGGGCTCGGCCAGTACCTCGGCTCGGTCGCGTTCATGATCGGCGCGACGTCGATGGGCTTCCTCGTCTCGGCGCTGTCGGGCTACATCGCGTTCGCGATCGCCGACCGGCCGGGCATCGCCCCCGGCTTCGTCGCCGGTGCCGTGGCCGTGCTCATGAACGCCGGCTTCATCGGCGGCATCGTGGGCGGTCTCCTCGCCGGTGTCACGGCGTGGTGGATCTCGAGCTGGCCGGCACCGCGCTGGCTGCGCGGCCTCATGCCCGTCGTCATCATCCCGCTGCTGGCATCCATCGTGGCCTCGGGCCTGCTGATCCTCTTCCTCGGGCGGCCCATCGCAACCCTCATGACGTGGCTCAACGACTGGCTCACCGCGCTCTCGCAGAGCGGCGTCGGCGCCATCGCCCTCGGCGTCGTGCTCGGACTCATGATGTGCTTCGACCTCGGCGGACCGATCAACAAGGTCGCGTACTCGTTCGCCGTCGCCGGCCTCGCCGCGGGCAGCGCCAGCAACCCTGCGCCGCTGCTCATCATGGCCGCCGTCATGTGCTCGGGCATGGTGCCGCCGCTCGCGATGGCACTCGCCTCGACCGTGCTCGCACGCAACCTGTTCACGCCGGTCGAGCGTGAGAACGGCAAGGCGGCGTGGCTGCTCGGCGCGTCGTTCATCTCCGAGGGTGCGATCCCGTTCGCCGCGGCCGACCCGCTGCGCGTGCTTCCGGCCTCGATGGTCGGCGGTGCGGTGACGGGCGCCCTGTGCATGGCGCTCAACGTCCAGTCGTACGCACCCCACGGCGGCATCTTCGTCCTCTTCGCGATCCAGCCCATCTGGGGCTTCCTGGTGGCGCTCGTGGCCGGTACCGTCGTGACGGCGTTCCTGGTGGTCGCCTTCAAGCGCTTCATCGCTCCGAAGGAGCTCGAGGCGGCTGAGTCCGGACTCACCGCGGCCGCCGTCCCGGCGTGA